The following coding sequences lie in one Sphingomonas sp. M1-B02 genomic window:
- a CDS encoding DNA-directed RNA polymerase subunit alpha translates to MSVNSKNWQELKKPNGLEKKPGGDPKRKLTFVAEPLERGFGLTLGNALRRVLLSSLQGAAVTSIKIENVLHEFSSLAGVREDVTDIVLNVKQIAIRMQGEGPKRLQLSVTGPADVKAGDIAVSGDIEIMNPDLLICHLDDGATLNMELTADTGKGYVPAASNRPVDAPIGLIPVDALYSPVRQVSYKVENTRVGQELDYDKLTLSIETDGTITPEDAVAYAARILQDQLALFVHFDDSAMTRQAPVQQGGMPAAAPTDIGDTAQINRYLLKKVDELELSVRSANCLKNDNIIYIGDLVQKTEAEMLRTPNFGRKSLNEIKEVLSSMGLRLGMEIPGWPPENIEEMAKKLEQEIMG, encoded by the coding sequence GTGTCTGTCAACTCAAAGAACTGGCAGGAACTCAAGAAGCCCAACGGCCTCGAGAAGAAGCCTGGTGGCGATCCCAAGCGCAAGCTGACCTTCGTGGCCGAGCCGCTCGAACGCGGTTTCGGCCTTACGCTTGGTAATGCGCTTCGTCGTGTTTTGCTGTCGTCGCTTCAGGGCGCCGCGGTCACGTCGATCAAGATCGAAAACGTGCTTCACGAATTCTCGTCGCTCGCCGGCGTGCGTGAGGACGTGACCGATATCGTCCTCAACGTGAAGCAGATCGCGATCCGCATGCAGGGCGAAGGCCCGAAGCGGCTCCAGCTTTCGGTGACCGGTCCCGCCGACGTCAAGGCCGGCGACATCGCCGTCTCGGGCGACATCGAGATCATGAACCCCGATCTGCTGATCTGCCATCTCGACGACGGCGCGACGCTCAACATGGAGCTGACCGCCGACACCGGTAAGGGCTATGTCCCCGCCGCGTCGAACCGTCCGGTCGATGCGCCGATCGGCCTGATCCCGGTCGATGCCCTGTACAGCCCGGTCCGCCAGGTTTCGTACAAGGTCGAGAATACCCGCGTCGGCCAGGAGCTCGATTACGACAAGCTCACGCTTTCGATCGAAACCGACGGCACGATCACGCCCGAGGATGCCGTAGCCTATGCCGCGCGCATCCTGCAGGACCAGCTGGCCCTGTTCGTTCACTTCGACGATAGCGCGATGACCCGTCAGGCGCCGGTCCAGCAGGGCGGAATGCCCGCCGCTGCGCCGACCGACATCGGCGACACCGCGCAGATCAACCGTTACCTTCTCAAGAAGGTCGACGAGTTGGAGCTGTCGGTCCGTTCGGCCAACTGCCTCAAGAACGACAACATCATCTATATCGGCGACCTGGTCCAGAAGACCGAAGCCGAGATGCTGCGCACGCCGAACTTCGGCCGCAAGTCGCTCAACGAGATCAAGGAAGTCCTCTCGTCGATGGGTCTCCGCCTGGGTATGGAAATTCCCGGCTGGCCGCCTGAAAACATTGAGGAAATGGCCAAGAAGCTCGAGCAGGAGATCATGGGGTAA
- the rpsK gene encoding 30S ribosomal protein S11, producing MAREPQRIRRRERKNITSGVAHVNASFNNTMITITDAQGNAISWSSAGMMGFKGSRKSTPYAAQVAAEDAGKKAAEHGVRTLEVEVKGPGSGRESALRALQAVGFQITSIRDVTSIPHNGVRPSKRRRV from the coding sequence ATGGCACGTGAACCGCAGCGCATTCGCCGTCGCGAGCGCAAGAACATCACCTCTGGCGTCGCGCATGTGAACGCCAGCTTCAACAACACGATGATCACCATCACCGATGCGCAGGGCAACGCCATCTCCTGGTCGTCCGCCGGCATGATGGGCTTCAAGGGGTCGCGCAAGTCGACGCCTTATGCGGCCCAGGTTGCCGCCGAGGACGCCGGCAAGAAGGCCGCCGAGCACGGCGTGCGCACGCTGGAAGTGGAAGTGAAGGGTCCGGGTTCGGGCCGCGAGTCGGCGCTTCGCGCGCTGCAGGCGGTCGGTTTCCAGATCACGTCGATCCGCGACGTGACTTCGATCCCGCACAACGGCGTTCGCCCGTCCAAGCGCCGCCGCGTCTGA
- the rpsM gene encoding 30S ribosomal protein S13 — translation MARIAGVNIPTNKRVVIALQYIHGIGPTKAKEITTKLGIVPERRVQDLTDQEVLQIREAIDADYTVEGDLRRTVAMNIKRLMDLACYRGLRHRKGLPVRGQRTHTNARTRKGKAKPIAGKKK, via the coding sequence ATGGCTCGTATTGCGGGTGTCAACATCCCGACCAACAAGCGCGTCGTTATCGCGCTTCAGTATATCCACGGCATCGGTCCGACCAAGGCCAAGGAAATCACGACCAAGCTGGGCATCGTCCCCGAGCGTCGCGTCCAGGACCTGACCGATCAGGAAGTCCTTCAGATCCGCGAAGCGATCGACGCCGATTATACGGTCGAGGGCGATCTGCGCCGCACCGTGGCGATGAACATCAAGCGTCTGATGGATCTGGCTTGCTATCGCGGCCTCCGTCATCGCAAGGGCCTTCCGGTCCGTGGCCAGCGCACGCACACCAATGCGCGCACCCGCAAGGGCAAGGCCAAGCCCATCGCCGGCAAGAAGAAGTAA
- a CDS encoding adenylate kinase yields MNIILLGPPGAGKGTQASRLESARGMVQLSTGDMLRAAVKAGTPTGVKAKAVMESGGLVSDDIVSGIIGERLDMADTEKGAIFDGYPRTAAQAESLDSLLDERGRQLDFVIELQVNEDALVDRVTGRFTCAQCGAGYHDKFNLPKVAETCDVCGSHEFKRRPDDNAETVRTRMAEYRAKTAPILPIYEARGLVRRVDGMADIDDVTAQIAAILDGRD; encoded by the coding sequence TTGAATATCATCCTGTTGGGCCCGCCGGGAGCCGGCAAGGGCACCCAGGCCAGCCGGCTCGAATCGGCACGCGGCATGGTCCAGCTCTCCACGGGCGACATGCTGCGCGCGGCGGTGAAGGCCGGCACGCCCACCGGCGTCAAGGCCAAGGCAGTGATGGAATCGGGCGGCCTCGTGTCCGACGATATCGTCTCGGGCATCATCGGTGAGCGGCTCGACATGGCCGATACCGAAAAGGGCGCGATCTTCGACGGTTACCCGCGCACCGCGGCGCAGGCCGAATCGCTCGATTCGTTGCTCGACGAACGCGGCCGTCAGCTCGATTTCGTGATCGAGCTGCAGGTGAACGAGGATGCGCTGGTGGATCGCGTCACCGGCCGCTTCACCTGCGCCCAATGCGGTGCGGGCTATCACGACAAATTCAACCTGCCCAAGGTCGCCGAGACCTGCGACGTCTGCGGCAGTCACGAGTTCAAGCGCCGCCCCGACGACAATGCCGAGACGGTGCGCACCCGCATGGCCGAATATCGCGCCAAGACTGCGCCGATCCTGCCGATCTACGAAGCCCGCGGGCTGGTCCGCCGAGTCGACGGCATGGCGGACATCGACGATGTCACCGCGCAGATCGCGGCGATCCTGGACGGCCGGGACTAG
- the secY gene encoding preprotein translocase subunit SecY — protein MASAADQLASSISFSKFSKATDLKKRLWFTLGALIIFRMLSYVPLPGIDPTQLNLLATQTSGGVLDFFNSFTGGALNRMSVVALGVMPYITASIVVQLATSLSPQLNAIKKEGESGRKRLNQYTRYGTVGLTAIQGWFIAVGLESFGASQGLQAVIEPGLLFRVGAVISLVGGTLFLMWLGEQITSRGIGNGISLIIMAGIVAGLPGTIVQLFESGRTGSVDPMRLVLIIAVVVALVLFICFMERAQRRILIQYPKRQTARGVQAERSHLPLKLNTAGVIPPIFASSLLLLPLTITQFAGQAPAGESWWGDLVISLNTYLRHGSPLYMALYGAGIIFFSFFYTAVVFNPEETADNLKRYGGFIPGIRPGKNTETYFDYVLTRITVVGAAYLTVICLLPEYLVLSMGIPFLMGGTSLLIVVNVTMDTVTQIQSHLLAHQYGDLIKKAKLKGRTR, from the coding sequence ATGGCATCCGCAGCCGACCAACTCGCCTCCAGCATCAGCTTTTCGAAGTTCAGCAAGGCGACCGACCTCAAGAAGCGCCTGTGGTTCACGCTGGGCGCGCTGATCATTTTCCGGATGCTGAGCTATGTGCCGCTCCCGGGCATCGATCCCACCCAGCTCAACCTGCTCGCGACCCAGACGTCGGGCGGCGTCCTCGATTTCTTCAACAGCTTCACCGGCGGTGCGCTCAACCGCATGTCGGTCGTGGCGTTGGGCGTGATGCCCTACATCACGGCGTCGATCGTCGTGCAGCTCGCGACGTCGCTCAGCCCCCAGCTCAACGCCATCAAGAAGGAAGGCGAGAGCGGCCGCAAGCGGCTCAACCAATATACCCGCTACGGCACCGTCGGCCTCACTGCGATCCAGGGCTGGTTCATCGCGGTCGGGCTCGAGAGCTTCGGCGCGAGCCAGGGGCTCCAGGCGGTCATCGAGCCGGGCCTGCTGTTCCGCGTCGGCGCGGTCATCAGCCTGGTCGGCGGCACCCTGTTCCTGATGTGGCTGGGCGAGCAGATCACCAGCCGCGGCATCGGCAACGGCATTTCGCTGATCATCATGGCGGGTATCGTCGCCGGGCTTCCCGGCACGATCGTGCAGCTGTTCGAGAGCGGCCGTACCGGCTCGGTCGATCCGATGCGGCTCGTGCTGATCATCGCGGTGGTCGTCGCGCTGGTGCTGTTCATCTGCTTCATGGAGCGCGCCCAGCGGCGCATCCTGATCCAATATCCCAAGCGCCAGACCGCAAGGGGCGTCCAGGCCGAGCGCAGCCATCTGCCGCTCAAGCTCAACACCGCCGGCGTGATCCCGCCGATCTTCGCCTCGTCGCTGCTGTTGCTGCCGCTGACGATCACCCAGTTCGCCGGCCAGGCGCCTGCGGGCGAGAGCTGGTGGGGCGATCTCGTGATCAGCCTCAACACCTATCTGCGCCACGGTTCGCCGCTCTACATGGCGCTCTATGGCGCCGGGATCATCTTCTTCTCCTTCTTCTACACGGCGGTCGTGTTCAATCCGGAGGAGACCGCGGACAATCTGAAGCGCTATGGCGGCTTCATCCCCGGCATCCGTCCCGGCAAGAATACCGAGACCTATTTCGATTATGTGCTGACCCGCATCACCGTGGTCGGGGCGGCCTATCTGACGGTCATCTGCCTGCTGCCCGAATATCTGGTGCTCTCGATGGGCATCCCGTTCCTGATGGGGGGCACTAGCCTTCTCATCGTGGTCAACGTAACGATGGACACGGTGACGCAGATCCAGTCGCATTTGCTGGCGCACCAGTATGGCGATCTGATCAAGAAGGCGAAGCTGAAGGGCCGCACGCGCTAA
- the rplO gene encoding 50S ribosomal protein L15: MKLNDIRDNQGARKSRVRVGRGIGSGLGKTAGRGQKGQTSRSGVSINGFEGGQMPLHMRIPKRGFNNIFAKDYSEVNIGAIQKAVDEGKLDASAVIDQAALDAAGLTRGGKNGVRLLGKGELTSKLSFHVAGASKGAKKAVEKTGGSLDIPELVPAAEKHKAKHRVAQNARNADKADKIAKAKG, translated from the coding sequence ATGAAACTCAACGACATCCGCGACAACCAGGGTGCCCGCAAGAGCCGCGTTCGCGTCGGCCGGGGCATCGGCTCGGGCCTGGGCAAGACCGCCGGCCGCGGCCAGAAGGGCCAGACGAGCCGCTCGGGCGTCTCGATCAACGGGTTCGAAGGCGGCCAGATGCCGCTCCACATGCGGATCCCGAAGCGCGGCTTCAACAACATCTTCGCCAAGGATTATTCCGAGGTGAATATCGGCGCGATCCAGAAGGCGGTCGACGAGGGCAAGCTCGATGCATCTGCGGTGATCGACCAGGCGGCGCTCGACGCAGCCGGCCTCACCCGCGGCGGCAAGAACGGCGTCCGCCTGCTCGGCAAGGGCGAGCTGACCTCGAAGCTGAGCTTCCACGTCGCCGGCGCGTCGAAGGGCGCGAAGAAAGCCGTCGAGAAGACCGGCGGTTCGCTCGACATCCCCGAGCTGGTGCCCGCCGCCGAAAAGCACAAGGCGAAGCATCGCGTCGCGCAGAATGCCCGCAATGCGGACAAGGCCGACAAGATCGCCAAGGCCAAGGGCTGA
- the rpmD gene encoding 50S ribosomal protein L30 produces MATIKIQQIGSPIRRTKDQRATLIGLGLNKMNKVRELEDSPEVRGMIRKLPHMVKVLEG; encoded by the coding sequence ATGGCTACCATCAAGATCCAGCAGATCGGTTCGCCGATCCGCCGTACCAAGGACCAGCGCGCGACTCTGATCGGCCTGGGCCTCAACAAGATGAACAAGGTTCGCGAGCTCGAGGACAGCCCCGAAGTTCGCGGCATGATCCGCAAGCTGCCCCACATGGTGAAGGTGCTCGAAGGCTGA
- the rpsE gene encoding 30S ribosomal protein S5 — translation MADENNTPEGAPVEASAPAPESTGYQGGGGGRGRGGPGGGGGRGRGGPGGGGGPGGNRGGRDSRGGRDNRGGPRGADDGGEELIEKLVHINRVSKTVKGGKRFGFAALVVVGDGKGRAGFGHGKAREVPEAISKATAAAKKAMVRVPLKEGRTLHHDGNGHFGAGRVTLRSAPQGTGIIAGGPMRAIFESLGVADVVTKSVGTSNPYNMIRATFEALTEQTSPKSVAQRRGKKIADLLGRGGSSTAEADALAIAE, via the coding sequence ATGGCTGACGAGAACAACACGCCTGAAGGCGCTCCCGTCGAGGCCAGCGCTCCGGCGCCGGAGAGCACGGGTTATCAGGGCGGCGGCGGTGGTCGCGGTCGTGGCGGTCCCGGCGGCGGCGGTGGCCGTGGTCGCGGCGGTCCCGGCGGCGGCGGTGGCCCCGGCGGCAATCGTGGCGGTCGTGACAGCCGTGGCGGTCGCGACAATCGCGGCGGTCCGCGCGGCGCCGACGACGGCGGCGAAGAGCTGATCGAGAAGCTGGTCCACATCAATCGCGTCTCGAAGACGGTCAAGGGCGGCAAGCGCTTCGGCTTCGCGGCGCTGGTCGTGGTCGGCGACGGCAAGGGCCGTGCAGGCTTCGGACATGGCAAGGCGCGCGAAGTGCCGGAAGCCATTTCGAAGGCGACTGCGGCTGCCAAGAAGGCGATGGTCCGCGTTCCCCTGAAGGAAGGCCGCACGCTGCATCATGACGGCAACGGCCACTTCGGTGCCGGCCGCGTGACGCTGCGCTCGGCGCCGCAGGGAACGGGCATCATCGCAGGTGGCCCGATGCGCGCCATCTTCGAGAGCCTGGGCGTTGCCGACGTCGTGACCAAGTCGGTCGGCACGTCGAACCCCTACAACATGATCCGCGCAACCTTCGAGGCGCTGACCGAGCAGACTTCGCCGAAGTCGGTCGCTCAGCGGCGTGGCAAGAAGATCGCCGACCTGCTCGGCCGTGGCGGTTCGTCGACCGCCGAGGCCGATGCCCTCGCGATCGCGGAGTAA
- the rplR gene encoding 50S ribosomal protein L18: MNTKGLSLFAKRRLRNRTALRSRGAGRPRLSIHRSGRHIYAQVIDDAAGKTLASASTLEKDVRGTAGATVAAAQEVGKRVAEAAKAAGVTQVVFDRGGFLYHGRVKALADAARESGLEF, from the coding sequence ATCAACACCAAGGGTCTTTCGCTTTTCGCCAAGCGCCGTCTCCGCAACCGCACTGCGCTCCGCAGCCGCGGTGCTGGCCGTCCGCGCTTGTCGATCCACCGGTCCGGCCGGCACATCTATGCCCAGGTGATCGACGACGCGGCGGGCAAGACGCTCGCTTCGGCATCGACGCTGGAGAAGGACGTGCGCGGCACCGCCGGCGCGACTGTCGCTGCGGCGCAGGAAGTCGGCAAGCGCGTCGCCGAGGCCGCCAAGGCCGCCGGCGTGACGCAGGTCGTCTTCGACCGCGGTGGCTTCCTCTATCATGGCCGCGTCAAGGCGCTGGCCGATGCCGCTCGTGAGAGCGGATTGGAGTTCTAA
- the rplF gene encoding 50S ribosomal protein L6 — protein MSRIGKKPVPVPAGVTASIDGGTLSVKGPKGTLSLVLREEISYEVENDGITVKPANDSKSARAFWGMQRTMVQNLITGVTEGFTKKLLITGVGYRANSQGKVLKLQLGYSHDVNFDIPEGIDIKTPDTTTVEISGIDKQKVGQVAAEIRRWRKPEPYKGKGIKYDGEFIFRKEGKKK, from the coding sequence ATGAGCCGCATCGGCAAGAAGCCGGTCCCCGTACCGGCAGGCGTCACCGCCTCCATCGACGGTGGCACGCTCAGCGTGAAGGGCCCCAAGGGCACCCTCAGCCTCGTGCTGCGCGAAGAGATCAGCTATGAAGTCGAGAATGACGGCATCACCGTGAAGCCGGCGAACGACTCCAAGTCGGCGCGTGCCTTCTGGGGCATGCAGCGGACGATGGTGCAGAATCTGATCACCGGCGTGACCGAGGGCTTCACCAAGAAGCTGCTCATCACCGGCGTCGGCTATCGCGCGAATTCGCAGGGCAAGGTGCTCAAGCTCCAGCTCGGCTACTCGCACGACGTCAATTTCGACATCCCGGAAGGGATCGACATCAAGACCCCGGATACGACCACGGTCGAGATCTCCGGGATCGACAAGCAGAAGGTGGGCCAGGTGGCCGCCGAAATCCGTCGTTGGCGCAAGCCCGAGCCCTATAAGGGCAAGGGCATCAAGTATGACGGCGAGTTCATCTTCCGCAAGGAAGGGAAGAAGAAGTGA
- the rpsH gene encoding 30S ribosomal protein S8 gives MALTDPLGDMLTRIRNGQRAKKDSVLTPASKLRARVLDVLQREGYIRGYSEEQMGPANGIRIELKYFEGQPAIKHVARVSKPGRRVYSGSQELPIVRNGLGITIVSTPRGVLSDAEAREQNVGGEVLAEVF, from the coding sequence ATGGCTTTGACCGATCCCCTGGGTGATATGCTCACCCGCATCCGCAACGGGCAGCGCGCGAAGAAGGACTCCGTCCTGACTCCCGCCTCCAAGCTGCGGGCCCGCGTGCTCGACGTGCTCCAGCGCGAAGGCTATATCCGTGGCTATAGCGAAGAGCAGATGGGCCCTGCCAACGGCATCCGCATCGAGCTGAAATATTTCGAGGGTCAGCCCGCGATCAAGCATGTCGCGCGCGTCTCGAAGCCCGGCCGCCGCGTCTATAGCGGTTCGCAGGAACTGCCGATCGTCCGCAACGGCCTCGGCATCACCATCGTCTCGACGCCACGCGGTGTTCTGTCCGACGCGGAAGCGCGCGAGCAGAATGTCGGCGGCGAAGTGCTCGCGGAGGTCTTCTGA
- the rpsN gene encoding 30S ribosomal protein S14: protein MAKLSSINKNERRKLLVKKYAPKYAKLKAIANDESQDETERLIARLKMAEIPRNGNPTRVRNRCEITGRPRAYYRKFRLARVMLRDLANKGLIPGVTKSSW, encoded by the coding sequence ATGGCGAAACTGAGTTCGATCAACAAGAATGAGCGTCGCAAGCTTCTGGTGAAGAAGTATGCGCCGAAATATGCGAAGCTGAAGGCGATCGCGAACGATGAGAGCCAGGATGAGACCGAGCGTCTCATTGCGCGCCTCAAGATGGCGGAGATTCCCCGCAACGGTAACCCCACCCGGGTTCGCAACCGTTGCGAGATCACCGGCCGCCCGCGCGCTTACTATCGCAAGTTCCGTCTCGCACGCGTCATGCTGCGCGATCTGGCCAACAAGGGCCTGATCCCCGGTGTCACGAAGTCGAGCTGGTAA
- the rplE gene encoding 50S ribosomal protein L5, with the protein MADSYTPRMRTKYDSEIVKAMTEKFGYKNVMEIPRIEKIVLNMGVGEATQDKKKVEQASQEMELIAGQKPVVTKAKKSIAQFKLREGMPIGCKVTLRRERMYEFLDRFITIALPRVRDFRGLNPKSFDGRGNYACGIKEQIVFPEINYDRIDKVRGMDIIVTTTAKTDDEARELLRLFGFPFPLEDDGEQKQAA; encoded by the coding sequence ATGGCTGATTCCTATACGCCGCGCATGCGGACGAAGTACGACTCCGAAATCGTCAAGGCGATGACCGAGAAGTTCGGCTACAAGAACGTCATGGAAATTCCGCGGATCGAAAAGATCGTGCTGAACATGGGCGTCGGCGAAGCCACGCAGGACAAGAAGAAGGTCGAGCAGGCTTCCCAGGAAATGGAGCTGATCGCCGGTCAGAAGCCTGTCGTCACCAAGGCGAAGAAGTCGATCGCGCAGTTCAAGCTGCGTGAAGGCATGCCGATCGGCTGCAAGGTCACCCTTCGCCGCGAGCGCATGTACGAGTTTCTCGATCGCTTCATCACGATCGCGCTTCCCCGCGTTCGCGATTTCCGTGGGCTGAACCCGAAGTCCTTCGACGGTCGCGGTAATTATGCCTGCGGCATCAAGGAGCAGATCGTGTTCCCCGAGATCAACTATGACCGCATCGACAAGGTGCGCGGCATGGATATCATCGTCACCACCACCGCAAAGACCGACGACGAGGCTCGCGAGCTTCTCCGTCTCTTCGGCTTCCCGTTTCCTCTCGAGGATGACGGCGAGCAGAAGCAAGCCGCGTAA
- the rplX gene encoding 50S ribosomal protein L24: MASAKIKKGDQVIVLSGKDKGRTGEVTQSLPKDGKVVVSGVNVAVRHTKPSQGDPQGGLKRSEAPMHVSKVAHVTADGKPTRVRFEERDGKKVRVAVKTGEVING, from the coding sequence ATGGCTTCCGCTAAGATCAAGAAGGGTGACCAGGTCATCGTCCTGTCCGGCAAGGACAAGGGACGCACCGGTGAAGTCACCCAGTCGCTTCCGAAGGACGGCAAGGTCGTCGTCTCGGGCGTCAACGTCGCCGTGCGCCACACCAAGCCGAGCCAGGGCGATCCCCAGGGCGGCCTGAAGCGTTCGGAAGCGCCGATGCATGTCTCGAAGGTCGCGCATGTGACCGCCGACGGCAAGCCGACGCGCGTCCGCTTCGAAGAGCGCGACGGCAAGAAGGTCCGCGTCGCCGTAAAGACCGGGGAGGTCATCAATGGCTGA
- the rplN gene encoding 50S ribosomal protein L14: MIQMQSNLDVADNSGAKRVQCIKVLGGSKRRVAGVGDVIVVSIKEAAPRGKVKKGDVHRAVIVRTAKDIRRADGTVIRFDGNAAVLVNKNEEPIGTRIFGPVVRELRAKGYMKIISLAPEVL; the protein is encoded by the coding sequence ATGATCCAGATGCAGTCCAATCTCGACGTCGCTGACAATAGCGGCGCGAAGCGGGTGCAGTGCATCAAGGTGCTGGGCGGCTCGAAGCGTCGCGTGGCCGGTGTCGGTGACGTGATCGTCGTCAGCATCAAGGAAGCAGCACCCCGCGGCAAGGTGAAGAAGGGTGACGTGCATCGCGCGGTCATCGTTCGCACCGCCAAGGACATCCGCCGCGCCGATGGCACGGTCATTCGCTTCGACGGCAATGCCGCGGTGCTGGTCAACAAGAACGAGGAGCCGATCGGCACCCGTATCTTCGGGCCGGTCGTCCGCGAGCTGCGTGCGAAGGGCTATATGAAGATCATCAGCCTTGCGCCGGAGGTGCTCTGA
- the rpsQ gene encoding 30S ribosomal protein S17 — MPKRVLTGNVVSDKGDKTIVVLVERKVKHPLYGKIIRRSKKYHAHDEGNEYKAGETVRIEETAPISKLKTWKVIDRVNTRATPEQTAAEA; from the coding sequence ATGCCGAAGCGCGTGCTGACCGGGAACGTGGTTTCCGACAAGGGCGACAAGACGATCGTCGTGCTGGTGGAGCGTAAGGTGAAGCACCCGCTCTACGGCAAGATCATCCGTCGCTCGAAAAAGTATCATGCCCATGACGAGGGCAACGAGTATAAGGCGGGCGAGACCGTGCGGATCGAAGAGACCGCGCCGATTTCCAAGCTGAAGACCTGGAAGGTGATCGATCGGGTGAACACCCGCGCGACTCCCGAGCAGACTGCGGCGGAAGCTTAA
- the rpmC gene encoding 50S ribosomal protein L29, which yields MTKATDLRAKTEDQLGEELGNLKREAFNLRFQAATSQLEKPSRVREVRRDIARIKTLQNERSRSSAK from the coding sequence ATGACCAAGGCAACCGATCTTCGTGCGAAGACCGAGGACCAGCTGGGCGAAGAGCTCGGCAACCTGAAGCGCGAGGCATTCAACCTGCGCTTCCAGGCCGCGACCAGCCAGCTCGAAAAGCCGAGCCGGGTTCGCGAAGTCCGTCGCGACATCGCCCGCATCAAGACGCTGCAGAACGAGCGTTCGCGCTCGTCTGCGAAGTAA
- the rplP gene encoding 50S ribosomal protein L16 has protein sequence MLQPKKFAHRKQFKGRIHGDAKGGTSLNFGSYGLKAMEPDRITARQIEAARRAITRHIKRAGRLWIRIFPDVPVSSKPAEVRMGSGKGSPEFWVARVKPGRILFELDGVPGPLAAEAFERAAMKLPIKVKVVARLGDTSHLEG, from the coding sequence ATGCTGCAACCGAAAAAGTTCGCGCACCGCAAGCAGTTCAAGGGCCGCATCCATGGCGATGCCAAGGGCGGCACTTCGCTGAACTTCGGATCCTATGGCCTGAAGGCCATGGAGCCCGACCGGATCACCGCGCGTCAGATCGAGGCGGCCCGCCGCGCGATCACGCGTCACATCAAGCGCGCTGGTCGCTTGTGGATCCGCATCTTCCCGGACGTGCCGGTGTCGTCGAAGCCGGCGGAAGTCCGCATGGGCTCGGGCAAGGGCTCGCCGGAATTCTGGGTGGCGCGCGTCAAGCCCGGCCGTATCCTGTTCGAGCTCGACGGCGTTCCCGGCCCGCTCGCGGCAGAAGCGTTCGAGCGTGCGGCGATGAAGCTGCCGATCAAGGTCAAGGTCGTCGCCCGTCTTGGCGACACCTCGCACCTGGAGGGTTGA
- the rpsC gene encoding 30S ribosomal protein S3, with protein MGQKSNPIGLRLQINRTWDSRWFAEGADYGRLLLEDLRIRKFIVDTLPQAAISKVVIERPAKLCRISIYAARPGVIIGKKGADIEKLRKQIGKMTSSDVSLNIVEIRKPEVDAKLVAQGIADQLERRIAFRRAMKRAVQSAMRLGADGVRVACGGRLGGAEIARSESYREGRVPLHTLRANIDYAEATAHTSYGVCGVKVWVFKGEILGHDPMSQDRLNMEAQTSGVRPARDDRR; from the coding sequence ATGGGTCAGAAGAGCAATCCGATCGGCCTGCGCCTCCAGATCAACCGGACCTGGGACAGCCGCTGGTTCGCCGAGGGCGCCGACTATGGCCGGCTCCTCCTGGAAGATCTGCGCATCCGCAAGTTCATCGTCGATACGCTGCCGCAGGCGGCGATCTCGAAGGTCGTGATCGAGCGTCCTGCCAAGCTGTGCCGCATCTCGATCTACGCAGCCCGCCCCGGTGTCATCATCGGCAAGAAGGGTGCGGACATCGAGAAGCTGCGCAAGCAGATCGGCAAGATGACCTCGTCGGACGTCAGCCTGAACATCGTCGAGATCCGCAAGCCGGAAGTCGATGCCAAGCTCGTCGCGCAGGGCATTGCCGACCAGCTCGAGCGCCGTATCGCCTTCCGCCGCGCCATGAAGCGTGCGGTGCAGTCCGCCATGCGCCTCGGCGCTGACGGCGTTCGCGTCGCGTGCGGCGGCCGCCTCGGCGGCGCCGAGATCGCGCGTTCGGAAAGCTACCGCGAGGGCCGGGTGCCGCTGCACACGCTGCGCGCCAACATCGACTATGCGGAGGCGACCGCGCACACCTCCTACGGGGTTTGCGGCGTCAAGGTCTGGGTCTTCAAGGGCGAGATTCTCGGCCATGACCCGATGTCGCAGGACCGCCTCAACATGGAAGCTCAGACTTCCGGCGTGCGCCCCGCGCGCGACGATCGCCGCTAA